A window from Tenacibaculum singaporense encodes these proteins:
- a CDS encoding M56 family metallopeptidase, with protein sequence MINYIIQVILFQVLFVAVYDFFLSKETFFNKNRWYLLSTALLSFVLPLFKISTVQKAVPKEYYILLPEVVLSPQKVIEKASWYQSINYLDVLFLGGCILFFIVFLVKLERIIRLVLRYGTTRKDNYKLIFLPKETKAFSFFNYIFLGNDIPSQKREKIIQHELVHSDQKHTIDLLFFELLKIVMWFNPMVYVYQNRISLVHEYISDAVASKSEKKENYINHLLADIFQVEHISFINQFYKHSLIKKRIIMMTKTQSKKVKQLKYLLLIPLLGSMILYTACSSEEVKMNKVEKQPVTVYKSEDGKIVKKPSTGYQSKYLDLFLGKELPNTKEYSIDELTEEEKGEYLALLNGFNKEGMPQLSIRVFEAENGRKMVAFDFMGKNENQGKTNYQDSEDVPFSTMEKVPTFPGCAEGDKACFTRSLQQFVVDNFDASLSKTLGLSAGKKRIYVQFKIDKNGKVIDVKARASHVTLKQHVEALVQKLPQMQPGEHNGKKVRVSYTLPITFNVE encoded by the coding sequence ATGATAAACTATATCATTCAAGTTATATTATTCCAGGTGCTTTTTGTGGCAGTGTATGATTTCTTTTTAAGTAAAGAAACTTTCTTTAACAAAAATAGATGGTACTTGTTAAGTACAGCATTACTTTCTTTTGTGTTGCCTTTGTTTAAAATTTCAACAGTTCAAAAGGCTGTTCCTAAAGAGTATTATATTTTGTTGCCAGAGGTAGTGTTATCACCTCAAAAAGTCATTGAAAAAGCGTCTTGGTATCAATCCATTAACTATTTAGATGTATTATTTTTAGGTGGATGTATATTGTTTTTTATCGTGTTTTTAGTGAAACTAGAGCGTATTATACGATTAGTTTTAAGGTATGGAACTACCCGAAAGGACAATTATAAGTTGATATTCCTTCCAAAGGAAACAAAAGCTTTTTCATTTTTCAACTATATTTTTTTAGGAAACGACATTCCTTCTCAAAAAAGAGAAAAAATCATTCAACATGAGTTAGTGCATAGTGACCAAAAGCATACGATAGATTTATTGTTTTTTGAGCTTTTAAAAATAGTTATGTGGTTTAATCCTATGGTGTATGTGTATCAGAATCGTATATCGTTAGTTCATGAATATATTTCAGATGCTGTTGCTAGTAAATCAGAAAAAAAAGAAAATTATATAAACCATTTACTCGCTGATATTTTTCAGGTCGAGCATATTTCATTCATTAATCAATTTTATAAACATTCATTAATCAAAAAACGAATTATTATGATGACGAAAACACAATCAAAAAAAGTTAAACAGTTAAAGTATTTACTATTAATTCCATTGCTAGGAAGCATGATTTTATATACAGCTTGTTCAAGTGAAGAAGTTAAAATGAATAAGGTTGAAAAACAGCCTGTAACAGTATATAAAAGTGAGGATGGTAAAATTGTAAAAAAGCCTTCTACTGGTTATCAAAGTAAATATCTTGACTTATTTTTAGGAAAAGAACTTCCAAATACTAAAGAATACTCTATAGATGAATTGACAGAAGAAGAAAAAGGAGAATATTTAGCTTTATTAAATGGATTTAATAAAGAAGGAATGCCTCAATTAAGCATTAGAGTTTTTGAAGCTGAAAATGGTAGGAAAATGGTTGCTTTTGACTTTATGGGAAAAAATGAAAATCAAGGAAAAACTAATTACCAAGACTCAGAAGATGTTCCTTTTTCTACAATGGAAAAAGTACCAACTTTTCCAGGATGTGCTGAAGGAGATAAAGCTTGCTTTACCAGAAGTTTACAACAATTTGTAGTAGATAATTTTGATGCTTCTTTATCAAAAACGTTAGGATTATCCGCTGGAAAAAAACGAATTTATGTTCAGTTTAAAATAGATAAAAATGGTAAAGTTATTGATGTAAAAGCAAGAGCATCTCACGTAACATTAAAACAACATGTAGAAGCATTGGTACAAAAATTGCCTCAAATGCAACCAGGTGAACATAATGGTAAGAAGGTAAGAGTAAGCTATACCCTACCTATCACATTTAACGTAGAATAA
- a CDS encoding tetratricopeptide repeat protein yields the protein MRNKILLIVFVIGVLKVEAQVSTFKTIDSLVNIGRYQTALIKLHELDATFQSTSKVASIYASIDNYKKASLYYEKALELKDDYSVKVKLAKAYKKEKKLQKAIDVYEGIVTKDAENLLIQYQLGKLYAQTKQPAKAIDTFKNIINQDSTNANYHYRLGIAYGMLKKRNLKINSFLEAYKNDTTHIKSIHHLALAYTLLRDKDSVNIFVNRGLVVNPNHINLNKLKINNLYREEKFTEAIQYLQRIDTLEPNEHYTQKMLGRCYFNLKKYDEAKKYFNKAIRIDRSDFKAYTYLGDINFERKKFYKAQLDYMVATFAGKEPRDVEYYQLARVYKELGNPKEEVKSYKRAFEENRKNYKALYQLAKTSEDYYKDKRIAYKHYKDYVNRFEKKDSVLTKHAKERLKEIKKYYFLQGEILQ from the coding sequence GTGAGAAATAAAATTTTACTTATTGTTTTTGTAATAGGAGTTTTAAAAGTCGAAGCACAAGTTTCGACTTTTAAAACTATTGATAGTTTAGTGAATATAGGCCGCTATCAAACAGCATTGATAAAGTTACATGAGTTAGATGCTACTTTTCAGTCAACTTCAAAAGTAGCATCAATTTATGCCTCAATAGATAATTATAAAAAGGCTTCTTTATATTATGAAAAGGCATTGGAGTTAAAAGATGATTATTCAGTCAAAGTAAAGTTAGCAAAAGCATATAAAAAAGAGAAAAAACTACAAAAAGCTATTGATGTTTATGAAGGTATTGTAACTAAAGATGCTGAAAACTTACTTATTCAGTATCAACTAGGAAAATTGTATGCACAAACAAAGCAACCAGCCAAAGCAATAGATACTTTTAAAAACATTATTAATCAAGATAGTACAAATGCAAATTATCATTATCGATTGGGAATTGCTTATGGAATGTTGAAAAAACGAAATCTAAAAATAAATAGTTTTTTAGAGGCTTATAAAAATGACACAACTCACATTAAATCTATTCATCACTTAGCATTAGCTTATACCTTATTAAGAGACAAAGATTCAGTAAATATTTTTGTAAATAGAGGTTTGGTAGTGAACCCAAATCATATCAACTTAAATAAGTTGAAAATTAATAATTTATATAGAGAAGAGAAGTTTACTGAAGCTATTCAATATTTACAAAGAATAGATACTCTAGAGCCTAACGAACATTACACACAAAAAATGCTAGGGCGCTGTTATTTTAACCTAAAGAAATATGACGAAGCAAAAAAGTACTTTAATAAAGCTATAAGAATTGATAGGTCAGATTTTAAGGCGTATACCTACTTAGGAGACATCAATTTTGAAAGGAAAAAGTTTTATAAAGCTCAGCTAGATTATATGGTGGCAACTTTTGCGGGTAAAGAACCAAGAGACGTTGAGTATTACCAACTAGCTAGAGTGTACAAAGAATTAGGTAATCCTAAAGAAGAGGTAAAGTCTTATAAAAGAGCTTTTGAAGAGAATAGGAAAAACTATAAAGCCTTGTATCAACTAGCTAAAACTAGTGAAGATTATTACAAGGATAAAAGAATAGCTTATAAGCATTACAAAGATTATGTAAATCGTTTTGAAAAAAAAGATTCAGTATTAACAAAACATGCAAAAGAAAGATTAAAAGAAATTAAAAAGTACTATTTCTTACAGGGAGAGATTTTACAATAG